TAGTTGACAATACTAATTCTTCTATCGCTGTAATTTTGATATTTATGGATTGATCGAAGGATATATATGTTGCTTAATGTTGGTTTTATTGACACTTGATTTCTTGGATCAGTTTTTCTGTTTTCAATGCTAAGATTTTGTACCTATGGCCCTTGAAGGGAATTAGGCCTGCATCATTGGCAAAAGTAAAGGATCCTGGAGTTAAAGCATTTATAGAAAAATGTATTGCAAAAGTTCCTGAGCGGCTGTCTGCTGCGGAACTATTGATGGACCCCTTTCTCCAGTCAGATGATGATTCTGGAAGCATATCTAGATCCTTGAGTTCCTACCCCAGATATGCAGGTAACTACATGATTTCAGCTCCACATAGATATGTCTGGAAAATGTTGACACTTCTGGGTTCTCGCAGATAATAGGGATGACCCATCTGACAACGGAAGAAGTCCCCAGGACCCTGTGCCTGAAGGAAGTAGAGATTTCACAGTGCAGGGCCAAAGAAAGGACCTAAACACAATTTTTCTTAAACTGCGAATAACTGATTCAACAGGTTATGCCTTGTTCCTTATTTCCCCACCAAACTAAGATTAATCACTTCAATAGTTTGACATTTTCCCTGTATCTCAGGTCATGTTAGGAATATTCACTTCCCCTTTGATATTGAAGTTGATACAGCAAACGCTGTTGCTAGTGAAATGGTTGAGGAGTTGGACCTGACAGATCAAGACGTCTCCGCTATTGCtgatatgattgattctgaaaTCCGGTCATATATCCCAGATTGGGCACCTAAACAATGTTCTAGAGATCACATCACTGATGAAGTTGCTCCTTCTGAGAGCAGTGCCACTGAAGCTCGTGAAGTTGCTCCTTCTGAGAGCAGTACCTCTGGAGCTTGTGACGACGTTTCCCCTTCAACAATGAACTCCACTCTTTCTGGTGGTCTTGTGTTGGAAAGACTTCCTTCAGGTCGTAAGTACTGGTCTGATTCACCAAAAACAACCAGTAGCGCGAGCTCTCCACTCAGACCGGGCCCTTCAAACCTGTCACAGGCAGATTCACCAATTCGCGAAAGTAGCTGGGATGACGAAAACGAACAATCACCTGTCAGCAAGAAAGAGGGAAGCAGCTCAGATGATGGTGCCTTTGAGCATGAAGAGAGTGAAACTGAAAATGATATGGATGAAGAGTTTGATGTGATTCCAGATTCAAACTCAAGTGATAATAAACAATCTGCTGATTTAACTTCTGACACACAGCGTCATTCATCAGGGGAAAGAAAAAATCATAGCAGCAACAAATGTTCAGATGACATTGGAGAAATTGTGGAGAAACTTGAGAAGCTGCTAGATGAGCAGCGCACAGAGATAGATGAGCTCAGGGAAAAACATGACTTGGCTATCTCAGAAGTTATAAGCAAACTTCCTCCTGAGATACGCAGTGGAGTGCTTGCTACGTGTGGTCACAAAATATCTTCCCATAGTCTACGGAATGAAAGAGGCTGCTCCAGTACAAACTCTGAAGGCCCAAGCTCCTCTTTGAAAATGTAAGTGTTGCTGTCTTATTATTTACTATTAAACTGTAGATATAACTAAGGCTGTTTTTTGATTGTCCCAATCATATTACTTTTGATTGACTGTTACTACCAATCATGTTACTTATCCTTAAAGGTTTCAAGATATTCCAGAATGCTGAAAAACTTTAGAGTTGCTGGCAATGGTTACATGCAAAATTCTGTAGCTGGAAGTGTTCTGAATGGACCCATAATTAGGCGCTGTTTCAGCTCTGTCAAAGGCAACATCAGTTCAGGAATGGGAATTGCTGTAATTTTGAAAGAGGAAGCGGGAGACTGATCTATCAGTGAGCGGTGCTTCAATTTGCCCTCAGTGAGTTTATTGTTGGACAAATTGAAATTTATGTTGCATGGCGTAGACGACGAGTTGATCCCTTAGTGCTTCGGAAGATCTTGTTGACCCGCTGAAATGGATTTAAAATCTCAGATTCGTGCATGAGATGCCTCGAGCTGCAGCCACAATAGGTTTTTGCATTTTCGTGAAGTGtatacttgtaaatatttatatttgtatttAGCAAAGGTTAATTGGTTTGAAATCACGCCTGTTGAGATAGTACCTACACAGGTCATTTATATTTTATCAATCATGTTCTATAGACTAGTAAAACAGTAcattggttgtgagatgatcagTGTTTGCTGTTCacccttttattttttatttttacaggATAGTATTTTTTAGCGAAGTAATTTGCTTTTCCTCCTTGAATCAGTGACAATTAGACTTTTTTTTTCGTCAATCAATGACAATTAGACGAGTGTTTAAATATCTTTTGctggagaaaagaaaaaagggacaAATTTATAGAGAAACGGGCGATCAAATTGCCAGACGACTAACGACAATCTTTTGTCCAAGATTTGTATACCAGTATTGGAAAGTTTCAAACTAGAGTACCTGAAGTAGAAACGTGGCCCAAAGAGATTCGAATAAGTGGTTCACTTTCAGTCATTTTCGTATGTTTTAGCCATAGAAGTGGGGCTCTCCTTCATGACATTACTGGTGCAAAAATGGCCGAAAGTTATGTCATTTGTACTATGTTGCCTAATTGTCTGCACCAAATTTATTGTGGTCAGGTCAATGACAACCAAATGAATCAAAATAATCTCGTTTACTTTTTTGTAGTTAACCGAGTTTTAGCATATCCAattttccttcgtaccaaacaTATGTTCGAGTTAATAACGCATGGACAATATTTATTACAACTATGCTATTACTAGATTATTGTGCATATCACAATAAATTAATTTCAAGATATCACAAGTGAGACCTTCCTAAGTTAGTATTCACATCCGTGAAAATGATTAGCTTTTATATtgtttatttaaaaattaaacaTTTAAACATCAAAATCAATGTATTACACCAAAGGGGCGCCAATAAATGTGGATGTCACTTACactaaatagaaaaaaaaaaatgacatttcGGATCTCAACACTGAATAAATTGTTGCTATGGTAAAAGAACTAATTGAAAAATTGAGTATACTTCGAGGGAAAACAGCACATAAAGACATTGGATTTCATGTGTTATCCAATAGAGGTAGAAATTGGTAGAAAAATCCCCCAAATAAGTACACACCAGAGGCCCCATTTTGTCCTGCCTAAGAATATAAACACTGTTACCCCCTAGTTCTCGCCCAATTTctttcaaatcccaaattctcACTCTCTTTTCTCTCCCAAAAACTTCAATTTGAGTATTTACTCACTCTTAATCCATGGCTTCAATTTCAGCAACAACTGCCACCGCCACCACTTGTTCAACTAAACTCATAAACCCTTCAACTAACAATACCCTTAAACCCTCCAAACTTATCCTGTCCTCTTCTTTTACCCCAAAATTCTCAACCCTTTTCCTCCACTCACCCACCACCCACCACCAACAACACCGCTTCACTCTCCGCGCTGCACGTGGCAAATTCGAAAGAAAAAAACCCCACGTCAACATTGGCACTATTGGCCACGTGGACCATGGTAAAACCACACTTACTGCTGCTTTAACCATGGCGCTTGCCTCTTTAGGTAACTCCGCCCCGAAAAAATACGATGAAATTGATGCTGCCCCCGAAGAACGTGCCCGTGGTATTACAATAAACACTGCTACAGTTGAATATGAAACCGAAAATCGACATTATGCACACGTGGACTGCCCTGGCCATGCTGATTATGTTAAGAATATGATTACAGGTGCTGCCCAAATGGATGGAGCTATACTTGTTTGTTCAGGTGCTGATGGTCCAAtgccacaaacaaaagaacataTTTTGCTGGCTAAACAAGTTGGTGTTCCTAATATGGTTGTGTTCTTGAATAAACAAGATCAGGTTGATGATGAAGAGCTACTTCAGCTTGTTGAGTTGGAGGTAAGAGAGCTTTTGTCTAGTTATGAGTTTCCTGGTGATGATATTCCTATTGTTTCGGGTTCTGCTTTATTGGCATTAGAGGCGTTGATGGCGAATCCTAGTATTAAGAGAGGTGAAAATCAATGGGTTGATAAGATTTATGAGTTAATGGATAATGTTGATAGTTATATCCCTATTCCACAAAGACAAACTGAGTTGCCTTTCTTGATGGCTATTGAAGATGTGTTTTCGATTACTGGTAGAGGTACGGTGGCGACTGGGAGAGTAGAGAGAGGGACTGTTAGGATCGGAGATACGGTTGATATTGTAGGATTGAGGGATACGAGGAGTACTACTGTTACCGGGGTTGAGATGTTTCAGAAGATTTTGGATGAAGCAATGGCTGGAGATAATGTGGGGTTATTGTTGAGAGGTATTCAGAAGATTGATATTCAGAGAGGAATGGTGTTGGCAAAACCTGGAAGTATTACTCCTCACACAAAGTTTGAAGCTATTGTGTATGTGTTGAAGAAGGAAGAGGGTGGTAGGCATTCCCCCTTTTTTTCAGGGTACAGGCCTCAGTTTTACATGAGGACTACTGATGTGACTGGGAAAGTTACTTCGATAACGACTGACAAAGGAGAGGAATCTAAGATGGTTATGCCTGGTGATCGTGTGAACTTGGTGGTTGAGCTCATTATGCCTGTGGCTTGTGAGCAAGGGATGAGATTTGCTATTAGGGAAGGAGGAAAGACTGTTGGAGCTGGTGTTATTCAGAAAATTATTGAGTGATGAACGAGCAGCTGCACGTTTCCCTTCAAATGGTCCGGCCCTTGTCATGCAATATTCTTAATCCGTTGTCATATATGAAAGTTTTTGGTTACTTCTTTTCTTTTAGAATCATAGTTTAGTTGGAGAAATCTTGTTATAAGTCAATGATAGTGGACCTTTGTGAGTTTGCTTCAGTTTTGCTGCTTTATTTTTCATTTGTTTGAAAGGAAGGATGGCATTTGTCTCTTGTGTACCTTTAGTTTCCCTCAGGAAAAATTTATACTTTTGTTTGATACTCGACTTTAACATGCCAATGAAGTAAGGTGGATTTGATATTTGTTTCGACGAATCAATGCTGCTCGGAAACAcccaaaaagaaaatgaaagctgaaattttttcttttaacatCATATGTTGTTTAGAAACTAGAATTGGTGGACCCGTGCAAGTATTATGTTGTAGAACCTCAAAATAATTTGTCAAGTTGATGCTTAATTGTTATTCTCAATTGTGGCTTATCATCCCTTGAGTATAAACATCTGAGAATGGTCAGTTGGTTCTATGTCGGAATTCATCTGCCCTGGTCTTTATTTATATGAGCTACTAGAAATTGCACTACAGAAAATGTTGTATACCTATTGCTTATTAACCTCAGAATGAAATGGTCCATTGTGTAATCCGTCATGCTTGTTCCTATAATTATGCTCGAAAGAAGCTCGCACTGGCTGTCATTTTTCATGCTTGTTGCTGTAATCGTGCTTGAAAGATGTTCTCGCTGGCTGCATAACTAGCAAGCATGTTTTCCTAAGCTGAACTAATGAGCGACTCTGTGTTTGATGGATTTGAGAGTTTTGGTTATATCTTTCTGGACAAATAGGGGATATTGGTTTCAACTTCTGATGTGGAATTGATTGTTTGTAGGATCTGGTGAAAATGAGCGTCATAGCATGTAACATGTTATATAAACATTTGTTGTTTACTGTTTTAAGTGGTGTTAGTGAAGCTGTTGAACTGAGCTTTTTCCTATGGACCCCTATCAACTGCAGCTTTGCAGTCCCTTTTGTTTTGACTCAAACAAGCACAACTCTTGTTGCCATGAATGGTGGAGCAACatttcttcaaatatttttgGTTTGATGTCATTCGTGAAGGCACGTCTCGCTAAGTCCTACATTTTTCTTCCTTTCCCCTGCTGCACCACTTGTATGTCATCCATGGGCTATGCCAATTTTCAAGGGTTATTTGGCTAGTTATTCTTGATAAAAAAGGGTTATTTGACTAGTTATTATGCTCTGGCTGTTTGAAATTGGGGTTTACATTCCAAGCCCAACTATTATCTTTGAGGTGAAATCAGTTTCTTTTTGCCTTCTCAAGCATAAGTATTATTGCTGAACTATGATATAGAGGAATAGGATTACTTGCAAGACCTTTGTCATTGCGCGTGAAATGTTACGGATAACTTGCTTGGATAATTTTCAAGGATGCAGCACTTTACTCATCATCTTTAGGTTCCCTGCTTGGCATAGTATTCTTTTTATAATGCAATGATATCAATTGGGCATGCAAAGATGAAGGACAGGAGCATTCTGTCAAAATATGATGTTGGCTGAATGCACGTGGGCTGCCAATACCATTGATCTCAATACTTTTCACTGTTGGAAACATTATTGCAAAGGACCAACACCAGTCTCTCCCAGTTATATTGCTATGGACCATCCTTGTGCAGTATTTGGTGCTTGTTAGTTTACTTACCATTGAGGTATCCATGGTGCGGAGGTTGTTCTTTTGGGCTGAATATGATAGTTCGTGTTTGTTAATATTACTATATTTGGAAGTGTGTGGGAACTAGTTTAGGATTGAGATGTgtttgattgattgattgatacCTTTGGTTACCTGTTGATGATCATAGTCATATTGTGTACACTGTTGGAGTTCTCTAAGTTCTTGTGCTACCCCATGATATGATCTTTTTTCGAACTGGTGATTGGATTGTTTCACTTTTCACCAATTATTTTCGAAATTCAGTTAACCTATTTGTAGGGACATGAGAATGGAGAACCAGCAGCGAATATATATGATCTGTTTTGGTAGACCAACCTGGTTGTTTTTTACTATGAGCCTTGACTAATACCTTATTCGAGAACTACAACCTCAGACTATAATGGTACGTGAAATTTAAGCACCTTAAAGAATTGGAAAACTGAAAAAGAAAGTGATGATCATGCTTTGTCTCCCTGCTAACTGATACTGCTACACAACTTACCAGAGCCCTTTTCATTGTTACTCTTTTTCTCCCCAAGCTATTATCTTTAAACAAATGTGCTTATATACAGTTTCCTATACAAGCTGATGACTGCGTTAACGCGGAAGGTTGTTTCAATGAGAATATGAATTGAAGATAACGTGGCCTTCTAAAATTATCATGGTGATTTATGAGTTGCAAGGGAGAAAATATTTGAGATAAGCCAGCTTCAAATTTGAATGAAGAATGTCAATATGTTTCTCCATCAAGACTTCACTTTCTGATTACAGCACTTGCCCCTTCACACAAACCATTTAATTTTTAAATGGTTCGATTTGCATTCAGATATAGGAGTTAATTACCTCGCATATAAATGTTATATTCAATTCGTATATGTTAAATCCTTAGCCAACTTCTGCTAAGCAGTCAATGAATAATTTATAGAACAAAAGGGAAGGAAAATAAATAACTCCGTAATCCCTACTATCTGAACTTAACCAATGTATGAACACACTTGAAAACTCCCAATATTTCACTATCATTGTCTGGATACAAATACTATCCAGTGCATTTGTGTTCATGTAAATAGTTTCTAGCCATGAATGAAGTTATAGATAATTTGAGATTTTAGCTAGTAATCCGATACTAATAGCACCTATAAGTTTCTCTGAAGCATTATTCTCATACACATATGGTCTAAAACTGTTTTCTTCGTTGGGTGGAATCCTCTGTCTGGTTATGCATGTCTTAGAAGATAGTTGAAGCAATAAGCTCTTGAATAAATGCAGCTCTTTGCCTTTTCTCTTCATACTGTTCTTCCAGAGCTGGATCACATATTGGCAGCTTGCTGCTGCAGAAGAAAAATAGATTTCTGTCAGCCTACTGTCAAAGCCATCATTAATTGCGCTACTAGTTTTCCTCTTGCCTCTTGACACTCGCTTTTTCTCTGGGATGTTCTTGTGGTTGCAGAGGGAGGGGGGCAGGGGTGCATATAGGagaaaggaaaaataattgtCTAGCTATATAATTAGACTAATTACATCCACAATCTGGACCATCAGTTGATAAATCGAGAGAGTCTCCTGCATGTCAAATTAAGCAATTTACATAGAAATAGTTTGCCACAACAATAATACCTCAGAATGGTCCATTTTGGCATTTAATTCAAGGGCTGAGGGTAGAATTCATAGGACATTTCAAGCCATGGTACCTTCGTTTCATGTTTAATGTGTCCATCACTGCCTTTTCATCACCATAGTCGTTCATCTTTTACTCACTTAAGGATTCTTTGCTACTAGTACTCCCGTGCTCTGGTTGTCTTCTTGTATGCCAAAGATGATAAGTCCAAACTTCAACATGATGGGTGCACTATAGATGGTAAACCCCAGAAAGAAGCTGAATCTACTTTGAATAGCTAGTATGCATTGGTTTCTCAAGAAGTTGACTTGCTTTGGGTTGAGTAAGAGGGACAGAACACCGGTGACCTACATAGATTCTCTGTTTATTCCAGTGACAACTAATACAGACAGGTACAATTTTTTTAGTAGGATTTGCAAGGTTGCTTACAtattatttcacatttagcacTATTATACCAGTTCATTTTATGTTAAATTTGCAGGAAAGCTGAATAATTATACGCTTGCTTATCAAATGAATTTTCCTTGACTCTTACCTTTCTACATCAGGAGCAGCAGCAACACTACCAGGAGACTTATCTTGTATACCATCTTTAGGATCAGGAGTCATGCGACAGAGAAATGGCAGCAAAAGGGGATCAGGAGCAGGTTCTTGTACGTTGTAGCGACCAACCATTAAATTTGTGCAGAAGAGCGAATTTATTTCATGAGGATCCTTGCCACTTATTGCAGTAGCATTATTCCAAAAGCCTGACTTCGGGTATTTTCTCCTCCTCTGAAAAAAAAAGGTGGCAAAAGAGAGAAATTTGCATGCTGATAGATTCTAATAATCGGAAATATATGTTTTTCCTTGTGAACTATGCTTACCTTTACTGATTGTGCATGCTGCATTGTAAAATGCCCCAGAGGATCTTTACCTAAAGTTGCAGCACATATGGGACAAACCTGTTCAAGAAAAACAGTTAGTATGTTTCATTGTTCATTTTCCATTTAACACTACACATGTTCTTTAAGAAGTAACATAAGAAACCATCTTCAGTATGTCTACATTACCGCGTTTTTGAAATCAAAGCAATGCTCTTCTTGCAAATGGCTGCAAAGCACCTGCACTTCAATTTCTACATAACAGAAAGGGCAGGGGAACCAGGCTCTTACATCCTCTTCTCCTTCAGTATTATCCACATTTGAGAGAGTATCTGCTTGATTTCCAAAAGAGACCATCGTGAGCTTTGAAGTTTAGGAACTGACTTTTGAAAGCAAATAGATGGGGCATAAATAAGTGGAATAGCAAGTCATCCACCCCATGGTGATAAGTATCTTTTCCAAGTGAAAAAGGTTGAATGGCAGATTAATCCATCCATAGGGTAGATGTTGGAAGTCTGactcatttttttcatttaataTTATATCCCAATTTCATGAAATCTTACTAAAGGCAGTGAGGAAAGAAGATGAAAAAAGCAAGGAGTTAAGCATCTGAAAACCATGTGAAGTCTAAAGAATCTTTATGGTCCTAACATCCAAACCTCATTTACCACAAATATCTTCCTTAAAGGAAAAAGCAAAGATAACTGATAAATCTAAATATATAAGCATCCTACATATTCTGATCTTCTACATCCTATGTCTTCCCGTTCTACTTTTTGCTTTATGCAACGGTAGCTTGAGAAGGGTATAACTAATTTGGAATGTTTTCTTCATTATTTTGTCTCTCTCAGTTTCCACATTTTTGCAAAACAGGTTTTCCCAACTAACATGACGCGCGTCACAAATGTTTACGAGACATAGCTCCTTTCTATCATGATATAGAGTTGTTAGTTTCTATGTCAAAACCTCCAAATTGGTTTATTTCTGCTTTCTTTTCGAGCTACTCATATAACTCATCATTTTCAGATACTATAAATTCCTACCACAAACCAATCAAGctttaattgaatttcttttccAACTGACAAATCAGCTCTAGTTAAAGATATAATTGCATAATGACAAATCAAGAGTAGGAAAAGTAGAATAGAAAGATTACACTCCTAAATCTGGTAAAGGAGGGAATGGGAGTATATAAATTAGTACTCCAATTAATTAACTAAGTAACAAAAAAGGATCATCTACTTTAATCCAAAATACTCAAAAGATCATTAGACTCTGTACTTAAAACGCATGCAACAGGGGATTTAAAAGCCATTTGCAGAAATTTTAACTAACGAAAGTAACAGAAACAATAAGGTAATAAGTCCAAGAAAACTTCCTAAGACAAAAACATGTATGCAATTTGATAAAATACCATAATTGCTGAGCCTGTTTGTTTGTACAGCAGAGAGATGCCTAGCTGAATTTATTCTTGCAGCCCAAAAGTCCACATCCATTTCCAaatttctctctttttcttgaagttaTCAAAGCAGCGAAAGTCAGCTTCTTCTTCTAATAGAAGCAAAGAATAAAGGGTTCTCAGATTTTGTTCAATAAGATACCTAatccaaacaaacaaaatattTAGACAGAGATGGTTTCAAGATTTAAGAAGAATAAGAGGAACAAAGGAGGGTGGCTGCTTTTGTTAAGCTTAAAAAGGATAGATGATCGCAAGTTGTGTTGTACTATTTTGTATTTTAGCGGTGGaaagtttatatacatatatagagaaAGGTGAGGGTGGGGTCAGAAAATTTTGGTAAGCTTTTCTGACACACAAAAGCTAGATTAATATATTCTCGACACGTGCCCCTACTTGATGTTAAATTTTCACTGACAAAATTCTCACTGTTAACTGAACTAGGATAGCTACTGGCCAGCAGCCAGCAAGTCTCAATACTCCATAAGAATTctaaaaaaaaaggacaaaaaaaaggATGATAGTATATCAATAATCTTGTAGGTGTTGTGAACGAATATGGGTACATGTGGATGCCAGGTTGGCTATCACTGTAGCAACCCCACTGGCCCAAGTTTCATTTTAGGCTATAAGTAGCCATGCTCTGTACATGAAAATGACATTCCAAAATAGTAAAAGAAAAGTAATAGTTCTACTGCTCGTTTCTCACTGTCTGTGCCTTTATAGCTTCTGAATTCTACTATTCGATTTATTTTATAATAAGTTATCGGCACGAGGCTATGCTTTTTACCCTTAAGTTAGGTTTCACGTTATTCATTTTTCACTATGTCAAACTTATCAAAACTTGAATTTGTGACACTTGACATTACCGGAAAGAATTATTTATCATGGGTAATGCTGAAATTCATCTTGACACTAAAGGTCTTGGGGATGCTATTAAACAAGGAAATAAAGCATCAAGTCAAGATAAAGTCAAGGCTATGATTTTCTTTCGTCATCATCTCGATGAAGGATTAAAAATTGAATATTTAACTGTGAAAGATCCACTTGAATTATGGAATAATTTGAAGGATCCATATGAATAGCTAAAATTGACGGTATCACCGAAAGCTCGATATGATTGGATGCATATTCGGTTTCAAGATTTTAAAATTGTAACTGGTTATAATTCTGTTATCCATCAAGTAAGTTTCGTATTAAAATTGTGTGGAGAAACTATCACTGATGAGGACTTCCTGAAGAAAACTTTTACCAGTTTTCATGCTACAACAGCAATACCATGAAAAAGGGTTCAACAAGCATGCTGATTTAATTTCATGCATACTTGtgactagggctgggcataaataccgaaaatcgaaaaatcagaccgaacttcaagaaaccgaaaccgaattagtttggttcggtgtttggtgttcaccttcaaaaaaACGAAACCGAATTAACCGAACCTAACTTTGATGAAACCGAACGAAGAACCGAAATTTATACATtactcaaaaaaattaaaatagtccagacccattaagtttaagcccaaaacccaattgtaataagctctcttttgcttttgtatccctaattttccacttcagttgagaaaatcaaatatccttaacaaataAAGGTGACTAGGacgtgtctttaggattaatgtatgtcttttatatgttttcttaattattcttactgtatgtatataacacctagtaatcctatattatagttatggttttctgttcttgtgtatcctgtttgtttgattttgattttaatttgttagttttatattttgttgcttttgagaatatgaattagtgtaaatggaatcacttctaatatcatatcaaaagaaccgaattgaaaaaactgaaaccgaattgaaaaaactgaaaccgaatcgaaccaaacttaaaaaaatcGAAACTGAAAGAACCggaccgaactagtttggttcggtgtttggtgtccaccttcaaaaaatcgaaaccgaaatagccaaaccgaagtttgataaaaccgaaccgaagaaccgaacgcccacctcTACTTGTAGCTGAGCAGAATAATActctattaatgaaaaatcatgaatctcGTTCTACTAGGTTTGCTGCATTCACTGAAGGGAATGGAGCAGCAGCTTATGATAAGCTTGGTCGTGGCCATGGTCGCGGACGTGGAAAGGGGCGACATAATTATTGTCAGGAATAAACAAGAGACTAATAAGGGTTCTCAAAATAATCCTTCGAGAGGTAAAATTAATATGTGCCACCGGTGTGATATGAAAGGCCATTAGGCACGTATTTGTCGTACACCCGATCATTTTGTTAAGCTTTACCAAGCCTCCCTCAAAGGGAGAGAAAATAACGTGGAGGCACACTTGACCTTTCGAAATAATGATGATGAAGCAGATCCCTCAAACAAACATGATGATATTGAGGCAATTCTTGCTTATAAAGATGATGATTTTAACCTCTCAAATATTACTCATTTAGAAGCTGGGGACTTCTGTGATGATATTGATTGAAGAACTGGTCATCTCATTGGGGAATAGTACTATGAGAAAAGTTGTTTACTTTTATGTTTATCATTAGTTTGTTTTTTTCCAAGTGTATTTCCTAAAACGTCATGTCTTAATAGTTTCTACATTTCTAGTGCAGTTTCCTAAAGTTGTTTGTTTTCACATTTCTTATAATGTACCTTTTATTTTCTGAAGAATATGGAAATTCCCTAGTTATCAGTTGGACCCAAGATCAATTACGATGATTTATGTCTTATAGATAGTGCTACAACGCACGCTATTTTAAGAGATAAGAAATACTTCTCTTATTTGGTAATGAAAGAAGCCAATGTTAATACAATATCTGGAAGTACaaaattaattgaaggctccgaAAAAGCTAATTTATTATTATTCAGGGGAACAAAATTGGCAATTAATGAAGCAGTCTATTGTAGTAAGTCTCAAAGAAACCTACTAAGTTTCAAAGATATTCGCCAAAATGgctatcatattgagactacaaatgatgaAAAGACTGAATATCTTTATATTACTACAATGATGTCGGTAAGAAATATGTGCTCGAAAAGTTAGCCGCCCTTTTTTTCGGATTATATTACACAAGTATTTGGTTGAAAAGCATGCCATAGTAAACCAAAAGTTTACTAACTCAA
The nucleotide sequence above comes from Lycium barbarum isolate Lr01 chromosome 3, ASM1917538v2, whole genome shotgun sequence. Encoded proteins:
- the LOC132632586 gene encoding probable serine/threonine-protein kinase WNK3 — its product is MQLNSESEQEPDDSESEPEFVELDPTGRYGRYKEVLGKGAFKKVYRAFDELEGIEVAWNQVKVADLLRNAVDLERLYSEVHLLKTLKHKNIIKFYHSWVDTKTENINIITEIFTSGNLRQYRQKHKKVDLRALKNWSRQILEGLSYLHGHDPPVIHRDLKCDNILVNGNQGEVKIGDLGLAAILQKARSAHSVIGTPEFMAPELYEEEYNELVDIYAFGMCLLELVTFEYPYVECANAAQIYKKVTAGIRPASLAKVKDPGVKAFIEKCIAKVPERLSAAELLMDPFLQSDDDSGSISRSLSSYPRYADNRDDPSDNGRSPQDPVPEGSRDFTVQGQRKDLNTIFLKLRITDSTGHVRNIHFPFDIEVDTANAVASEMVEELDLTDQDVSAIADMIDSEIRSYIPDWAPKQCSRDHITDEVAPSESSATEAREVAPSESSTSGACDDVSPSTMNSTLSGGLVLERLPSGRKYWSDSPKTTSSASSPLRPGPSNLSQADSPIRESSWDDENEQSPVSKKEGSSSDDGAFEHEESETENDMDEEFDVIPDSNSSDNKQSADLTSDTQRHSSGERKNHSSNKCSDDIGEIVEKLEKLLDEQRTEIDELREKHDLAISEVISKLPPEIRSGVLATCGHKISSHSLRNERGCSSTNSEGPSSSLKIYSRMLKNFRVAGNGYMQNSVAGSVLNGPIIRRCFSSVKGNISSGMGIAVILKEEAGD
- the LOC132632587 gene encoding elongation factor Tu, chloroplastic, which gives rise to MASISATTATATTCSTKLINPSTNNTLKPSKLILSSSFTPKFSTLFLHSPTTHHQQHRFTLRAARGKFERKKPHVNIGTIGHVDHGKTTLTAALTMALASLGNSAPKKYDEIDAAPEERARGITINTATVEYETENRHYAHVDCPGHADYVKNMITGAAQMDGAILVCSGADGPMPQTKEHILLAKQVGVPNMVVFLNKQDQVDDEELLQLVELEVRELLSSYEFPGDDIPIVSGSALLALEALMANPSIKRGENQWVDKIYELMDNVDSYIPIPQRQTELPFLMAIEDVFSITGRGTVATGRVERGTVRIGDTVDIVGLRDTRSTTVTGVEMFQKILDEAMAGDNVGLLLRGIQKIDIQRGMVLAKPGSITPHTKFEAIVYVLKKEEGGRHSPFFSGYRPQFYMRTTDVTGKVTSITTDKGEESKMVMPGDRVNLVVELIMPVACEQGMRFAIREGGKTVGAGVIQKIIE
- the LOC132632588 gene encoding protein DEHYDRATION-INDUCED 19 homolog 5-like isoform X3, translated to MDVDFWAARINSARHLSAVQTNRLSNYADTLSNVDNTEGEEDVRAWFPCPFCYVEIEVQVLCSHLQEEHCFDFKNAVCPICAATLGKDPLGHFTMQHAQSVKRRRKYPKSGFWNNATAISGKDPHEINSLFCTNLMVGRYNVQEPAPDPLLLPFLCRMTPDPKDGIQDKSPGSVAAAPDVESKLPICDPALEEQYEEKRQRAAFIQELIASTIF
- the LOC132632588 gene encoding protein DEHYDRATION-INDUCED 19 homolog 5-like isoform X1, translating into MDVDFWAARINSARHLSAVQTNRLSNYADTLSNVDNTEGEEDVRAWFPCPFCYVEIEVQVLCSHLQEEHCFDFKNAVCPICAATLGKDPLGHFTMQHAQSVKRRRKYPKSGFWNNATAISGKDPHEINSLFCTNLMVGRYNVQEPAPDPLLLPFLCRMTPDPKDGIQDKSPGSVAAAPDVESSKLPICDPALEEQYEEKRQRAAFIQELIASTIF
- the LOC132632588 gene encoding protein DEHYDRATION-INDUCED 19 homolog 5-like isoform X2, whose product is MDVDFWAARINSARHLSAVQTNRLSNYDTLSNVDNTEGEEDVRAWFPCPFCYVEIEVQVLCSHLQEEHCFDFKNAVCPICAATLGKDPLGHFTMQHAQSVKRRRKYPKSGFWNNATAISGKDPHEINSLFCTNLMVGRYNVQEPAPDPLLLPFLCRMTPDPKDGIQDKSPGSVAAAPDVESSKLPICDPALEEQYEEKRQRAAFIQELIASTIF